One part of the Pirellulales bacterium genome encodes these proteins:
- a CDS encoding aldehyde dehydrogenase family protein: MSIATSAALYQERTGQVTTREVIDRCLEDLAQAKERWRELALDRRIALAQGCLEGAIAATERWVTEACRAKGIEPGTPLEGEEMAAGPLATVRYLTLLIRSLSDIERRGAVRLPGKIDTTKTGQLRVQVFPTRGLFDSVLFAGFRAEVWMQPGVTRENLAEHMALYVRPGSAPAGIALVLGAGNVSSIAPTDAFSKLFQEGKVVLLKMNPVNEYLGGIFAQAFAPLVEAGFLRIIYGGAEVGTYAVEHELVDEVHITGSIFSHETIVWGPPGADRERRKAEGAARLQKRITSELGNVTPWIVIPGPYTDRELTFQAENVAAMITNNASFNCIATKMIVTSRQWPQRQQFLDKIDAVLSRIPRRRAYYPGAEERFTRFTGRPPEAGPAGTLPWTLVRDAQPDRDPQFFEEESFVCVCAETALDVRSDEEFVENVANFVNDRLWGNLGAGMMVHPKFRRQPGNEDRFQDLVGRLRFGTIGINHWPALSYALMCTPWGGFPEGTLEDPKSGLGWVHNTYLLDAAQKTVIEGPLTMMPKPFWFPTHKTANILARKTVDLTHRPSVWKLPGLMLPALRG, from the coding sequence GCCGCACTCTATCAAGAACGGACCGGGCAGGTCACCACGCGTGAAGTGATCGACCGTTGCCTCGAGGACCTGGCGCAAGCCAAGGAACGCTGGCGCGAGCTGGCTTTGGACCGGCGGATTGCCCTGGCCCAGGGCTGCCTCGAAGGCGCGATCGCCGCCACCGAGCGGTGGGTCACCGAGGCGTGCCGCGCCAAGGGCATCGAGCCGGGCACGCCGCTCGAGGGGGAAGAGATGGCCGCCGGCCCCTTGGCCACCGTGCGCTATCTAACGCTGTTGATCCGCTCGCTCTCGGACATCGAACGGCGCGGCGCCGTCCGACTCCCCGGCAAGATCGACACGACGAAGACCGGTCAACTGCGCGTGCAGGTGTTCCCCACACGCGGGCTGTTCGATTCGGTGCTCTTCGCCGGCTTTCGCGCCGAAGTGTGGATGCAGCCCGGCGTGACGCGAGAAAATCTCGCCGAGCACATGGCCTTGTACGTTCGGCCTGGCAGCGCCCCGGCCGGCATCGCCCTGGTACTGGGGGCGGGCAATGTCAGCAGCATCGCGCCGACCGATGCCTTCAGCAAGCTGTTCCAGGAAGGCAAGGTCGTGCTGCTGAAGATGAATCCGGTCAACGAATACCTGGGCGGGATTTTCGCGCAGGCGTTCGCACCGCTCGTCGAGGCCGGCTTCTTGCGAATCATCTACGGTGGCGCCGAAGTCGGCACCTACGCCGTCGAACACGAGCTGGTCGACGAAGTGCACATCACGGGCTCGATCTTTTCGCATGAAACGATCGTCTGGGGTCCGCCGGGCGCCGATCGCGAGCGGCGCAAGGCCGAAGGGGCCGCGCGGCTGCAAAAGCGCATCACGAGCGAGCTGGGGAACGTCACGCCGTGGATCGTGATCCCGGGGCCGTACACTGATCGCGAACTGACGTTTCAGGCGGAGAACGTGGCGGCGATGATCACCAACAACGCCTCGTTCAATTGCATCGCGACGAAGATGATCGTCACCAGCCGCCAGTGGCCGCAGCGGCAGCAATTCCTCGACAAGATCGATGCCGTGCTCAGCCGCATCCCGCGGCGCCGCGCTTATTATCCGGGCGCCGAAGAGCGATTCACACGCTTCACGGGCCGTCCGCCCGAGGCAGGTCCGGCCGGCACACTTCCTTGGACCTTGGTGCGCGATGCACAGCCCGATCGCGACCCGCAATTCTTCGAGGAAGAATCGTTCGTGTGCGTGTGCGCCGAAACGGCGCTCGACGTGCGCAGCGACGAGGAGTTCGTCGAGAACGTCGCCAACTTCGTCAATGATCGGCTGTGGGGTAACCTCGGCGCCGGCATGATGGTGCATCCGAAGTTCCGCCGCCAGCCGGGAAACGAAGATCGCTTTCAGGACCTGGTCGGCCGGCTGCGCTTCGGCACGATCGGCATCAATCACTGGCCGGCCCTCAGCTACGCCCTCATGTGTACGCCCTGGGGAGGATTTCCCGAAGGAACGCTCGAGGACCCCAAGAGCGGGCTGGGCTGGGTCCACAATACGTACCTGCTCGACGCGGCGCAAAAAACCGTCATCGAAGGGCCACTGACGATGATGCCCAAGCCGTTCTGGTTCCCCACGCACAAGACGGCCAACATCCTGGCCCGCAAGACGGTCGATCTGACGCACCGGCCGAGCGTGTGGAAGCTGCCGGGGCTGATGCTGCCGGCGCTACGAGGGTAA
- a CDS encoding PIG-L deacetylase family protein, with the protein MTPARSLVSIRPAHRLVTAAAVLSVALLVLPNVTHAQIAVAEPEYKGNDRIEAWEGKTVLVVTPHPDDETFTSGGLLALLAARKNNVQILIYTTDNAGSNDPTMTKERLAQIRRQEEEDSCAILGIPKDHITWLGHDDGMLEYVDRRELTKQVAREVRRIRPDAVLSIDPGAPYEQWHKSDHRSAAVITVDGMRAAAWRLYFPELEREGLKAHKVPVAFFFYSNQPNYEVDITDLAQKKAQAAAAHTSQFGTMVTSYDDNKLAERRDSLAKMLLATRVVRREDGRIVEKFRRSTAYGE; encoded by the coding sequence ATGACTCCCGCTCGCAGTCTCGTTTCGATTCGCCCTGCTCATCGCCTTGTCACAGCGGCCGCCGTACTGTCGGTCGCCCTGCTCGTGCTGCCGAACGTGACGCATGCGCAAATCGCCGTGGCCGAGCCTGAGTACAAGGGGAACGATCGCATCGAAGCGTGGGAAGGCAAAACGGTGCTCGTCGTCACGCCGCATCCGGATGACGAGACGTTTACCTCAGGCGGGCTGTTGGCCCTGCTGGCTGCGCGGAAGAACAACGTGCAGATTCTCATCTACACGACCGACAACGCCGGCTCGAACGATCCGACCATGACCAAGGAGCGACTGGCCCAGATCCGCCGCCAAGAGGAAGAAGATTCCTGCGCGATTCTCGGCATTCCCAAGGATCACATTACCTGGCTGGGCCATGACGACGGCATGCTTGAATACGTCGATCGCCGCGAACTGACCAAGCAGGTGGCTCGCGAGGTTCGCCGCATCCGGCCCGACGCTGTGTTATCGATCGACCCCGGCGCACCCTACGAACAGTGGCACAAGAGCGACCATCGCAGCGCCGCCGTGATCACGGTCGACGGCATGCGGGCCGCGGCGTGGCGGCTGTATTTTCCGGAACTGGAGCGCGAGGGGCTGAAGGCCCACAAGGTGCCGGTCGCGTTCTTTTTCTATTCGAACCAGCCGAACTACGAGGTCGACATTACCGACCTGGCCCAGAAAAAAGCCCAAGCGGCGGCGGCGCACACCAGCCAGTTCGGCACCATGGTCACGAGCTACGACGACAACAAGCTGGCCGAACGCCGTGACAGCCTGGCCAAGATGCTGTTGGCCACGCGCGTGGTCCGCCGCGAAGATGGGCGAATCGTGGAGAAGTTCCGCCGCTCGACGGCGTATGGCGAGTGA